A stretch of Simkaniaceae bacterium DNA encodes these proteins:
- a CDS encoding FAD-binding oxidoreductase translates to MNRSKHVAVIGAGFAGLGTCYYLLRLGYRVTLFDQNEIGNNTSSVASGLVHPFPGQMARISLFEKEGVSATRQLIEEVQKHSMERLIAPVKMLRVAVNEKQEERFDHLCKIRDDVSDAKECFSFIKEGKRSFWIHSGMTIFSEHYIKALFDLCIQLGLDFKKVAIESPNECADFDTVVLTLGAGSDRLLNLKERGFKINRGQILQVKWSGKRELPSILGKGYLAPSQKPGIYHLGSTYEYDHLDEPPDNNRAICDIFRQAGEYLSIQDAFEVIDVKAGMRLAKKSSYLPYLNRLSNRVWILTAMGSRGLLYHAYCSQLLASAIDRNHVEMIPNEMLLE, encoded by the coding sequence GTGAATCGATCTAAACACGTTGCTGTTATTGGAGCCGGTTTTGCCGGTTTAGGGACTTGCTATTACCTACTTCGCCTTGGATACAGAGTCACTCTTTTTGATCAAAACGAGATTGGAAATAACACCTCCTCAGTCGCTTCGGGGCTAGTCCATCCCTTCCCCGGACAAATGGCGCGCATTAGTCTCTTTGAGAAGGAGGGAGTCAGTGCAACGCGTCAACTCATCGAAGAAGTTCAAAAACATTCAATGGAACGTTTGATTGCACCGGTTAAAATGCTTCGGGTTGCCGTGAATGAAAAACAAGAGGAGCGATTCGATCATCTTTGTAAGATACGAGATGACGTCAGTGATGCTAAGGAATGCTTTTCCTTTATTAAAGAGGGAAAAAGAAGTTTTTGGATTCATTCCGGAATGACAATCTTTTCAGAACACTACATCAAAGCACTATTTGATCTATGTATTCAGCTAGGCCTCGACTTCAAAAAAGTAGCGATAGAATCGCCCAATGAGTGTGCTGATTTTGATACTGTTGTCCTAACACTTGGGGCAGGTTCCGATCGTCTTCTCAATTTAAAAGAGCGCGGCTTTAAAATAAATCGCGGTCAAATTTTACAAGTGAAATGGAGTGGGAAAAGGGAGTTGCCGAGCATTCTTGGCAAAGGGTATTTAGCCCCAAGTCAAAAGCCCGGTATCTATCATCTTGGATCGACTTATGAGTATGATCATCTTGATGAGCCGCCCGATAACAACAGAGCGATCTGCGATATTTTTCGGCAAGCAGGTGAGTATTTATCCATTCAAGACGCGTTTGAAGTGATTGATGTTAAAGCGGGGATGCGACTGGCTAAGAAATCAAGCTATCTTCCCTACCTCAATCGACTATCGAATCGAGTTTGGATACTGACTGCAATGGGATCGAGAGGGCTTCTTTATCATGCCTATTGCTCACAACTTCTCGCTAGTGCAATAGATCGGAATCATGTGGAAATGATTCCAAATGAGATGCTGCTTGAGTAA
- a CDS encoding MBL fold metallo-hydrolase translates to MKNNTITVLGSGSSTGIPVIGCNCSVCKSSNPRNQRLRSSLLIEIENKILVVDTSPDFRAQALSNQIQHIDGVIITHMHYDHIAGIDDLRIFNYRTKMAIPILMHASSYEDFQKKYFYLLKKDIEGMSKKAQLALKVIDGDRGDCEFLSIPIHFFTYEQAMMKVLGFRIHDFAYVTDIRTYSDTIFSDLENVKTLIVSALRESDSPVHFNIKEAIAFAQKVGAEKTYFIHMGHEVEHERISEQLPEGIALSYDGLKIHF, encoded by the coding sequence ATGAAAAACAATACTATCACAGTTCTTGGATCAGGTAGTTCAACCGGAATTCCGGTGATTGGGTGCAATTGCAGTGTTTGTAAGTCATCAAATCCACGCAATCAGCGCCTTCGCTCATCGCTCTTGATCGAAATCGAGAATAAAATCCTTGTCGTTGATACCTCTCCTGATTTTCGTGCGCAAGCTCTTTCGAATCAGATCCAACATATCGATGGGGTGATTATCACCCATATGCATTATGATCATATTGCCGGAATTGATGACTTGCGTATTTTCAATTACAGAACAAAGATGGCCATCCCCATTTTGATGCATGCATCGAGCTATGAAGATTTTCAAAAAAAATATTTCTATCTCCTCAAAAAAGATATCGAAGGGATGTCTAAAAAAGCGCAACTCGCCTTAAAAGTGATCGATGGGGATCGAGGAGATTGTGAATTTTTAAGTATTCCCATTCATTTCTTTACCTATGAACAAGCGATGATGAAGGTGCTTGGTTTTCGTATTCATGACTTTGCGTATGTCACTGACATACGGACATATTCGGATACAATTTTTTCAGATTTAGAAAATGTGAAAACACTCATTGTTAGTGCTTTGAGAGAAAGTGATTCACCTGTGCATTTTAACATCAAAGAAGCTATTGCCTTTGCTCAAAAAGTCGGTGCAGAAAAAACATATTTCATTCATATGGGGCATGAGGTTGAACATGAAAGAATTTCAGAGCAATTGCCGGAAGGGATTGCTTTAAGTTATGACGGATTAAAGATTCATTTTTGA
- the hflX gene encoding GTPase HflX, producing MRLTTQKTTEEVRENIDEVKTALLVGAYFSKEDRYICEEHLNELEALIETLGLKSLSAHLCPLKKYDAATFIGSGKLEELAEYAHKLEVDVIVFDDEITPNQQKNLEKHFKKPVLDRTEVILEIFAARAQTKEATLQVELAKIKYQLPRLKRLWTHLSRQKVGGKGYLKGEGEKQIEIDRRILKARIAKLDQEIKEVRKQREQQRQKRLKNKIPTFAIVGYTNVGKSTLLNALTDAGVLMEDKLFATLDTTTRQYVLPNNQHILLVDTVGFIRKLPHHLIAAFKSTLEEVLYTDILIHIIDISHPMAQEHAKETLAVLKELKANHKPMITVLNKIDLCSNPIVASRYKLEYPKTVVISAKTREGFEQLFDMMMKEISSLRRVVKLKIPQSEYGLISELMKDGKVMSSEYEENDIVMVVEIPAELEYKTLAYTCENCV from the coding sequence ATTAGATTGACAACACAGAAGACGACAGAAGAAGTACGAGAAAATATCGACGAGGTTAAAACCGCTCTTCTCGTCGGAGCTTATTTTAGCAAAGAAGATCGCTATATTTGCGAAGAGCATTTAAATGAGCTTGAAGCGTTGATTGAAACGCTTGGGCTTAAATCGTTAAGCGCTCACCTCTGCCCACTTAAAAAATATGATGCAGCGACATTTATCGGTAGCGGGAAGCTGGAAGAGCTCGCCGAATATGCACATAAGCTTGAAGTCGATGTCATTGTTTTCGATGATGAAATCACCCCCAATCAACAAAAAAACCTGGAAAAGCATTTTAAAAAACCGGTTCTCGATCGGACGGAAGTCATTTTAGAGATTTTTGCTGCCCGTGCTCAAACAAAAGAAGCGACGCTTCAAGTTGAACTTGCCAAGATTAAATATCAATTGCCAAGACTTAAACGGTTATGGACTCACTTGTCACGTCAAAAAGTCGGTGGTAAAGGCTATTTGAAAGGGGAAGGGGAAAAACAAATCGAGATCGATCGCCGCATTTTAAAGGCGCGCATTGCAAAGTTGGATCAGGAAATCAAAGAGGTGAGAAAACAACGCGAGCAACAGCGTCAGAAACGCCTCAAGAACAAAATTCCTACCTTTGCCATTGTCGGATACACGAATGTTGGAAAATCAACTCTACTGAATGCCCTGACAGATGCCGGGGTCTTAATGGAAGATAAACTCTTTGCAACCCTCGATACGACGACGAGGCAGTACGTCTTGCCGAATAACCAGCATATTTTATTAGTCGATACTGTCGGGTTTATCCGAAAATTGCCTCACCACCTCATCGCAGCATTTAAAAGTACTTTGGAAGAAGTCCTTTATACTGATATTTTGATTCACATTATCGATATTAGTCACCCTATGGCGCAAGAACATGCAAAAGAGACATTAGCCGTTTTAAAAGAGCTCAAAGCCAACCATAAGCCGATGATCACCGTCCTCAATAAAATCGATCTTTGTTCTAATCCCATCGTCGCAAGCCGCTACAAACTCGAATATCCCAAAACGGTTGTCATTTCTGCAAAGACAAGGGAGGGATTTGAGCAGCTTTTTGATATGATGATGAAAGAAATTAGTTCTCTGCGGAGGGTGGTCAAGCTCAAGATTCCCCAAAGTGAATATGGGCTGATTTCCGAGCTGATGAAGGATGGAAAGGTGATGTCTTCGGAGTATGAAGAAAATGATATTGTGATGGTGGTCGAGATTCCGGCCGAACTTGAGTATAAAACGCTTGCGTATACATGCGAAAATTGCGTATAA